A region of Solea solea chromosome 7, fSolSol10.1, whole genome shotgun sequence DNA encodes the following proteins:
- the cep57 gene encoding centrosomal protein of 57 kDa isoform X2 codes for MSMDTRDSTKLHPPPPSGVVSDNLSQSSYQDYPAHRPLINKFLHHTPRQHTHQSCRTLSPSKAFPETSSAAILSALRNLQKKIRSLELDKGHTESVFRDTPYTQLQSDKVTQASLSNQTDRGREMSDPSNCNQVLITHLAAAESRCVRLERQLEHMKRMLHNVKADKTNLVKQQVSMDTAEKAHQQPDTVSEHIHLEKLERLEQEYLRLTRTQKNTEIKMRELEMKLQEEEHQRKLIQDKAIQLQTGLEANRILLRSVSPCMTTRQAKEKRSSSQSSPQLLSSTQPHYRLSLRDVPFVAGTSIGGSHSVRANVQSVLSLLKQHQPQLCNSHVLSDHASSYRTVGHTCSESSSSSSSTSGEELSELMQALHKELRLMSLEHEELMRQMRESVSQQERRELQREQESLLLKMERKGDQISKLYKHKKHIKKLRKEANLRHNYRSEVKMGTAVPTRGRSAAAVKLKPGDRSKRNLELLRDMKALKNSLQS; via the exons ATGTCAATGGATACTCGGGACAGTACG AAGCTCCATCCTCCACCACCCAGTGGAGTGGTATCTGACAACCTCTCCCAGTCATCCTATCAAGATTATCCAGCTCACCGTCCCCTAATCAACAAATTTCTGCATCACACTCCCcgacaacacacacatcagtcatGTCGCACATTATCACCCAGCAAGGCCTTCCCAGAAACCAGCAGTGCAG caaTCTTATCTGCCTTGAGGAATCTCCAGAAAAAGATCAGGAGTTTGGAGTTGGACAAAGGACACACAGAATCTGTATTCAGAGACACACCATACACACAACTACAGAGTGACAAAGTCACACAGGCATCCTTAAGTAATcaaacagacagagggagagagatgagtGATCCCTCCAACTGTAACCAAG TGTTGATCACCCACCTTGCTGCTGCAGAGTCTCGCTGTGTGAGACTGGAACGACAGCTGGAACACATGAAAAGGATGTTGCACAATGTCAAGGCAGACAAGACCAACCTGGTCAAACAGCAG GTTTCCATGGATACAGCAGAAAAAGCCCATCAACAGCCTGACACAGTGTCCGAGCATATCCACCTGGAGAAGCTGGAGCGACTTGAACAGGAGTATCTCCggctcacacgcacacagaaaaacactgag ATAAAGATGCGTGAGCTGGAGATGaaactgcaggaggaggagcatcaGAGAAAGCTGATCCAGGATAAAGCCATTCAG CTACAGACAGGTTTGGAGGCCAATAGGATCCTGCTGCGGTCAGTGTCGCCCTGTATGACCACTAGACAGGCCAAAGAGAAGAGGTCCAGTTCCCAG TCATCACCGCAGCTGTTGTCAAGCACGCAGCCACATTACAGACTGAGCCTCAGAGACGTGCCTTTTGTTGCTGGAACG TCCATAGGCGGCAGCCACTCAGTCAGAGCAAATGTCCAGTCAGTTTTGTCTCTTCTGAAGCAGCACCAGCCACAACTCTGCAACAGCCATGTGCTCTCTGACCATGCAAGCAGCTACAGGACTGTTGGCCACACGTGTTCAGAGagttcctcctcttcctcttccactaGTGGAGAGGAGCTGTCAGAGTTGATGCAAGCACTACACAAGGAGCTGCGACTCATGAGCCT ggagCATGAAGAATTAATGAGGCAGATGAGGGAGAGTGTGTCTCAGCAGGAAAGAAGGGAACTTCAGAGGGAGCAGGAGAGTTTGCTGCTCAAAATGGAGAGGAAGGGAGATCAGATTAGTAAGCTctacaaacataaaaaacat ATAAAGAAGCTAAGAAAGGAGGCCAATTTAAGGCATAACTATCGGAGTGAAGTTAAAATGGGTACTGCGGTGCCCACAAGAGGGCGCTCCGCTGCAGCAGTCAAACTTAAACCAGGAGACAGAAGCAAGAGGAAtctggagctgctgagggaCATGAAGGCTTTGAAGAACTCATTACAGAGCTGA
- the cep57 gene encoding centrosomal protein of 57 kDa isoform X1 has product MSMDTRDSTKLHPPPPSGVVSDNLSQSSYQDYPAHRPLINKFLHHTPRQHTHQSCRTLSPSKAFPETSSAAILSALRNLQKKIRSLELDKGHTESVFRDTPYTQLQSDKVTQASLSNQTDRGREMSDPSNCNQVLITHLAAAESRCVRLERQLEHMKRMLHNVKADKTNLVKQQVSMDTAEKAHQQPDTVSEHIHLEKLERLEQEYLRLTRTQKNTEIKMRELEMKLQEEEHQRKLIQDKAIQLQTGLEANRILLRSVSPCMTTRQAKEKRSSSQKSSPQLLSSTQPHYRLSLRDVPFVAGTSIGGSHSVRANVQSVLSLLKQHQPQLCNSHVLSDHASSYRTVGHTCSESSSSSSSTSGEELSELMQALHKELRLMSLEHEELMRQMRESVSQQERRELQREQESLLLKMERKGDQISKLYKHKKHIKKLRKEANLRHNYRSEVKMGTAVPTRGRSAAAVKLKPGDRSKRNLELLRDMKALKNSLQS; this is encoded by the exons ATGTCAATGGATACTCGGGACAGTACG AAGCTCCATCCTCCACCACCCAGTGGAGTGGTATCTGACAACCTCTCCCAGTCATCCTATCAAGATTATCCAGCTCACCGTCCCCTAATCAACAAATTTCTGCATCACACTCCCcgacaacacacacatcagtcatGTCGCACATTATCACCCAGCAAGGCCTTCCCAGAAACCAGCAGTGCAG caaTCTTATCTGCCTTGAGGAATCTCCAGAAAAAGATCAGGAGTTTGGAGTTGGACAAAGGACACACAGAATCTGTATTCAGAGACACACCATACACACAACTACAGAGTGACAAAGTCACACAGGCATCCTTAAGTAATcaaacagacagagggagagagatgagtGATCCCTCCAACTGTAACCAAG TGTTGATCACCCACCTTGCTGCTGCAGAGTCTCGCTGTGTGAGACTGGAACGACAGCTGGAACACATGAAAAGGATGTTGCACAATGTCAAGGCAGACAAGACCAACCTGGTCAAACAGCAG GTTTCCATGGATACAGCAGAAAAAGCCCATCAACAGCCTGACACAGTGTCCGAGCATATCCACCTGGAGAAGCTGGAGCGACTTGAACAGGAGTATCTCCggctcacacgcacacagaaaaacactgag ATAAAGATGCGTGAGCTGGAGATGaaactgcaggaggaggagcatcaGAGAAAGCTGATCCAGGATAAAGCCATTCAG CTACAGACAGGTTTGGAGGCCAATAGGATCCTGCTGCGGTCAGTGTCGCCCTGTATGACCACTAGACAGGCCAAAGAGAAGAGGTCCAGTTCCCAG AAGTCATCACCGCAGCTGTTGTCAAGCACGCAGCCACATTACAGACTGAGCCTCAGAGACGTGCCTTTTGTTGCTGGAACG TCCATAGGCGGCAGCCACTCAGTCAGAGCAAATGTCCAGTCAGTTTTGTCTCTTCTGAAGCAGCACCAGCCACAACTCTGCAACAGCCATGTGCTCTCTGACCATGCAAGCAGCTACAGGACTGTTGGCCACACGTGTTCAGAGagttcctcctcttcctcttccactaGTGGAGAGGAGCTGTCAGAGTTGATGCAAGCACTACACAAGGAGCTGCGACTCATGAGCCT ggagCATGAAGAATTAATGAGGCAGATGAGGGAGAGTGTGTCTCAGCAGGAAAGAAGGGAACTTCAGAGGGAGCAGGAGAGTTTGCTGCTCAAAATGGAGAGGAAGGGAGATCAGATTAGTAAGCTctacaaacataaaaaacat ATAAAGAAGCTAAGAAAGGAGGCCAATTTAAGGCATAACTATCGGAGTGAAGTTAAAATGGGTACTGCGGTGCCCACAAGAGGGCGCTCCGCTGCAGCAGTCAAACTTAAACCAGGAGACAGAAGCAAGAGGAAtctggagctgctgagggaCATGAAGGCTTTGAAGAACTCATTACAGAGCTGA